One region of Mugil cephalus isolate CIBA_MC_2020 chromosome 17, CIBA_Mcephalus_1.1, whole genome shotgun sequence genomic DNA includes:
- the nin gene encoding ninein isoform X5, translating to METALQRMRRHKVPVGEGADSLQSLETWGRVLSCGMGDGQEQDYEERLKEVFNSFDTGGCGSLCPEELSELCRSLHLDDATPALLHALLQDQDPLTLRVHFEQFKNALILVLSASVEPPQAEQETSTKPGSPEIQPKFVKGSKRYGRRSTPEFIEPISDLAEVASVNPADEEDLEDAYDSAVPRKRERWNAHDTSAEEYEAEGQMHLWNPDEPSTPRGSVGPLSTRLEEKLREACDDLAITWDGCASHAELLMLCEHMGLEINGDILLSLTSDGVMSVQEFVSRVVNHNKPPTPSASTPYRQLKRLHSTQPFDEGGRRIATPSALTSTIGMRLFSTLDDGTGFAPVENILDAWVEEGIDNSTEILQALNFDLDGKLSLSDLTMALENELLVTRNGIHQAALASFKAEIRYLLERVDREIREKEKIRSDLDKAEKLKTQLATEVDEHHSAIEHMNNLNLRKLEQDHKEKLAAVRSELMKEMDQIQQQAGLQREELEAEIEKIREDESFLRDHLSISVKENRRLEMELLDSTDKFMEAQSHISKLQTSLDNIMKDKFGDLDPNSADILLQEERIKQLRNGYEAQCRELQDRIDELQSELQDFHSLGRSHQPGHKPLSEELESKSPGMESDPGIGSEEVQPFSMSLEAEMMLEHLKEQHLQEMEDLRNQLEAKISEFDKMVEKQRATHEDQKASLVLQYQQEVQALREEMAGVQSHARELQIQLEQAELERTCLEEKQAEERADLENLQEEEVGNLRARLLEAHAHVADLEEQLKTLEARRVEADEKLSTEVEELSRQHAAEMEKLKEEHAELLSVRLEEQRKELQEEMAQMERRLMDDWEREKETLEGSHEEKLRAELEEAKLRFEEERDETVKRLTEQWQKERAQLDEQNNETLQVLLEEEMLRLVREQEEKETKLREQWERERAQLEESHGKDLQDRMAEERLQLQEQFGQKERRLREEWERERLQLEEDYEGMIQERLSEEKEKLEGEREEEERRLEKLVAEEKARLEESHREAVKELSGKHAEERDALSATLDQLRDDIARERREIEISFNQRIKEVEDRFSGDQESVAKRFQADVLKLEQHYQNELKDLCDSHAMQKLQWEAEIQKAIESAEEQRKIIEDAMDQERRRLNQEWVKERQELESVHNKEVEALMMENKQLQKELDDMVSKAQTKEIELSRQLNELHNRLQESLKARNELLSQSENKALETELLLNQTVEDFKQEREELVSNYSALEAKFTEMLSVSERQIAERIALLTERDDLKVKIEELEVLLKQSAVDFELERKELQENMSVLEEKLKASDGAEVREETDALKIRIKELEMEVKLLLASAENAEEKEINESNEINSFLEKMSAEEPSQTLVEQDVETLDQDNEDDNQKQDDRRVLQAEMTETSILQPENAAVFGEQCDDQVVDVPDSQHTSPRRAELCCESHESTPCDQHRPQSPENNLNAENKKNEAVSPEMLREPVSSPEALGENKVVSESPDEELEPQDVPAVDRGSSSHEDEPSHENVVPAPSTPEGAGDPDEPSPVDVEVKRLPNDSHDSGQEADINVDSDCERLTTGGTDEKYDCVETAGEDCDREQQGSSLRKLHSLYNTATNENVLLHEKISLLQQKTEILENLLAHNNEKIKSGHQVLEENYGLKVKMLLLMDHVKELETKALEATELQIRYEDCVCENAKLKDQNAELEKRVWSLESRVNVFHDFHDQQVSLVDEISRMREENTKLSELFIELENQEGILSGLHPDDKEQPESPNEEEEDEDEEEEGEEALLDLYLEENAQSVSKFEKQNTELRRAIAELQDKSQTLNETTQAHRSEASRLAEENVFLRQRIAALKEEDLKEAQEGLTKTLEQLKKEKFAAQKAAENFKKQISELRLQSQQLEDENETLSEKNSQNVADMETLQQQLEELIKENEERVAFPAQEKRKAGKVDALESRLNHLVEERKAVDKETVGLRSQLNKAEERVKTVDDSLQGVSRQNARLKSDLRVVQQERDSLKHEVTVLHKQLQNANDKNHVLEMSMRSGSLQNHSKKLHREETSRLETCKDLQLLRQVNESLQAEVHSIKEDLVQSREKARQLDATVSSLKQNKQHSQSSLVKALEQENAALRQELEAQRELNKGCEAAQRHSELESLQQENEALKAQMARLSTQLLESFQAQLVGLLPPSPHRMPRGQHRGEDPDNVQQDERERKMRKMEERMREIELSLHNVKLLLKEKVAQLKDQLNKNGKADVLIKDLYTENSQLIKALEITEQRQIIAEKKNNLLEEKISSLNKIVRELSPSPVPSLMYLK from the exons GGCCGGGTGCTGTCCTGTGGGATGGGTGACGGCCAAGAGCAGGACTACGAGGAGCGGCTGAAGGAagtttttaacagttttgacACCGGCGGCTGCGGCTCCCTGTGCCCGGAGGAGCTGTCTGAACTCTGCCGGTCCCTCCACCTGGACGATGCCACGCCAGCGCTTCTCCACGCACTGCTGCAGGACCAGGACCCCCTCACCCTCAGG GTTCACTTTGAGCAGTTCAAGAACGCACTTATTCTCGTTTTGTCGGCAAGCGTCGAGCCGCCTCAAGCGGAACAGGAAACTTCAACGAAACCAG GGTCTCCTGAGATCCAACCAAAGTTTGTGAAGGGCAGCAAACGTTACGGCCGCCGCTCCACGCCAGAGTTCATCGAGCCTATTTCGGACTTGGCCGAGGTGGCGAGCGTAAACCCAGCTGATGAGGAGGATTTGGAGGACGCCTATGACTCAGCTGTTCCCAGGAAGCGTGAG CGCTGGAACGCTCACGACACAAGCGCAGAGGAGTATGAAGCCGAAG GTCAAATGCATCTCTGGAACCCAGATGAGCCGAGTACACCCCGGGGATCCGTCGGTCCTCTGTCCACACGTTTAGAGGAGAAACTACGTGAAGCCTGTGATGATCTGGCCATAACGTGGGATGGATGTGCCAGTCACGCTGAACTGCTCATGCTCTGTGAGCATATGGGCCTGGAG ATAAACGGGGATATCCTCCTGAGTCTGACTTCTGATGGAGTGATGAGCGTCCAGGAGTTTGTTTCTAGGGTCGTAAACCACAACAAGCCCCCGACACCGTCCGCCTCCACTCCCTACAGACAACTTAAACGGCTCCACTCCACTCAG CCGTTTGATGAAGGAGGCCGGAGGATCGCTACTCCCTCCGCTTTGACCAGCACCATCGGCATGCGTCTCTTCTCCACACTTGATGACGGCACTGGTTTCGCTCCGGTTGAAAACATCCTGGACGCCTGGGTAGAAGAGGGAATAGATAACAGCACTGAGATCCTGCAG GCTTTGAATTTCGACCTGGATGGAAAGCTGAGTCTTAGTGATCTCACCATGGCACTGGAAAACGAGCTGCTCGTTACCAGGAACGGGATTCACCAGGCGGCTCTGGCGAGTTTCAAAGCCGAGATTCGATATCTCCT TGAACGTGTGGACAGAGAAatcagggagaaagagaaaatccGGTCTGACCTGGACAAAGCAGAGAAGCTGAAAACTCAGCTGGCCACCGAGGTGGATGAGCATCACTCTGCAATCGAGCACATGAATAATCTCAATCTCAG GAAGCTTGAGCAGGaccacaaagagaagctggCAGCGGTGCGATCGGAGCTGATGAAGGAGATGGACCAGATCCAGCAGCAGGCCGGCCTGCAGCGCGAGGAGCTGGAGGCCGAGATCGAGAAGATCAGGGAGGATGAGTCTTTTCTCAGAGACCACCTCTCTATCTCAGTGAAg GAGAACAGGCGTCTTGAAATGGAGTTACTGGACAGCACCGACAAATTTATGGAGGCGCAGAGTCACATTTCCAAACTCCAGACAAGTTTGGACAACATTATGAAAGACAAG TTTGGAGACCTGGACCCCAACAGTGCTGACATCTTACTCCAAGAGGAACGTATTAAACAGCTACGCAACGGCTACGAAGCTCAGTGCAGG gAACTGCAGGATCGTATTGACGAGCTGCAGTCGGAGTTGCAGGACTTCCACAGTCTGGGTCGAAGTCATCAGCCCGGACACAAGCCTCTGTCTGAGGAGCTGGAGAGTAAAAGCCCCGGCATGGAGTCCGACCCAG GTATCGGTTCAGAGGAGGTTCAGCCTTTCAGCATGAGTCTGGAGGCAGAGATGATGCTGGAGCATCTGAAGGAGCAGCACCTTCAAGAAATGGAGGATTTGCGGAACCAGCTGGAAGCAAAG ATCAGTGAATTCGACAAAATGGTGGAAAAGCAGCGTGCGACCCACGAGGACCAGAAAGCTTCCTTGGTCCTCCAGTACCAGCAGGAGGTGCAGGCGCTGAGGGAGGAGATGGCCGGCGTTCAGAGCCACGCGCGGGAGCTCCAGATCCAGCTCGAGCAGGCGGAGCTGGAGCGGACCTgtctggaggagaagcaggCGGAGGAGAGGGCCGACCTCGAgaacctgcaggaggaggaggtgggaaaCCTCAGGGCCCGGCTGCTTGAAGCCCACGCCCACGTCGCCgacctggaggagcagctgaagacgCTCGAAGCCCGGCGGGTGGAGGCCGATGAAAAACTTTCAActgaggtggaggagctgagcaGGCAACACGCCGCTGAGATGGAGAAGCTAAAAGAGGAGCATGCAGAGTTGCTGAGTGTCAGACTGGAAGAGCAGAGAAAGGAACTGCAGGAAGAAATGGCTCAAATGGAGAGGAGATTAATGGATGACtgggaaagagagaaggaaacgTTGGAAGGAAGCCATGAGGAGAAACTGAGGGCTGAACTAGAGGAGGCGAAGTTGAGGTTTGAGGAGGAGCGCGATGAAACTGTGAAGAGGCTGACGGAGCAGTGGCAGAAAGAGAGGGCTCAGCTGGACGAGCAGAATAACGAGACTCTGCAGGTgttgctggaggaggagatgttgaGACTTGTCAGGGagcaagaggagaaggagacgaAGCTGAGGGAGcagtgggagagggagcgagctCAGCTTGAGGAGAGTCACGGGAAGGATCTGCAGGACAGGATGGCTGaggagaggctgcagctgcaggagcAGTTTGGGCAGAAGGAGAGAAGGCTGAGGGaggagtgggagagggagaggctgcagctggaggaggactACGAAGGCATGATCCAGGAGAGGCTGAgcgaggagaaggagaagcttGAGggcgagagagaggaggaggagaggaggctggagAAACTGGTGGCCGAGGAGAAGGCTCGTCTAGAGGAGAGTCACCGAGAGGCCGTGAAGGAGCTGAGCGGCAAACACGCTGAGGAGAGGGATGCTCTCAGTGCCACGTTGGACCAGCTACGAGACGACATCGCTCGGGAGAG GAGGGAAATCGAGATCAGCTTCAACCAGAGAATCAAAGAAGTGGAAGATCGGTTCTCAGGTGATCAGGAATCTGTTGCAAAGCGTTTTCAAGCTGACGTTCTGAAACTAGAGCAGCACTATCAAAATGAGCTGAAGGACCTTTGTGACAGCCACGCCATGCAGAAGCTCCAATGGGAAGCAGAGATCCAGAAAGCTATTGAGAGCGCTGAGGAACAAAGAAAGATAATAGAGGATGCCATGGATCAGGAAAGAAGGAGACTGAATCAAGAGTGGGTGAAAGAACGACAGGAACTAGAAAGTGTTCACAACAAAGAAGTGGAAGCACTTATGATGGAGAACAAGCAGCTGCAGAAGGAGCTTGATGACATGGTCAGTAAGGCTCAGACGAAAGAAATCGAGCTGAGTAGGCAGCTGAACGAGCTCCATAACAGGCTCCAGGAGAGTCTGAAAGCCAGAAACGAACTTCTCTCTCAGTCCGAGAACAAAGCCCTCGAGACGGAGCTCCTGTTGAATCAAACCGTGGAGGATTTTAAACAGGAGCGAGAAGAACTCGTGAGCAACTATTCAGCGCTCGAGGCGAAATTCACGGAGATGCTTTCCGTTTCTGAGAGGCAGATCGCGGAGAGGATCGCGCTGTTAACCGAGCGTGACGATTTGAAGGTGAAGATAGAGGAGTTGGAGGTGCTTCTTAAACAGTCTGCGGTGGACTTTGAGCTCGAGAGGAAggagctgcaggaaaacatgTCCGTTCTAGAGGAGAAGCTAAAAGCGAGTGACGGAGCAGAGGTTCGGGAGGAAACGGATGCACTTAAAATCAGAATTAAAGAGCTGGAGATGGAAGTAAAACTGCTTTTGGCCTCTGCAGAAAATgctgaggaaaaagaaataaatgaatccaatgaaattaattcatttctGGAGAAGATGTCTGCAGAGGAACCATCTCAGACTCTAGTTGAACAAGATGTAGAGACTCTTGATCAGGACAATGAGGACGATAACCAAAAACAAGATGATAGAAGAGTTTTGCAAGCAGAAATGACTGAGACAAGTATTTTACAGCCTGAAAATGCCGCTGTCTTTGGTGAGCAATGTGACGATCAGGTTGTTGATGTTCCTGATTCCCAGCACACAAGCCCCAGGCGAGCTGAACTTTGTTGTGAAAGCCATGAATCGACACCTTGTGACCAACACAGACCTCAATCCCCAGAAAATAACTTGaatgctgaaaacaaaaaaaacgaggcCGTTTCCCCAGAGATGCTGCGTGAGCCCGTCTCATCACCTGAGGCTTTGGGAGAGAATAAAGTAGTTTCTGAGTCGCCTGACGAGGAACTCGAACCTCAAGATGTTCCAGCTGTGGACCGTGGAAGCTCTTCCCACGAAGACGAGCCAAGTCACGAGAATGTGGTCCCTGCTCCCTCAACGCCGGAGGGAGCAGGTGACCCAGATGAACCGTCTCCTGTGGACGTTGAGGTTAAACGTTTACCAAATGACTCTCATGACAGCGGACAGGAAGCTGATATCAATGTGGATTCAGATTGTGAACGTTTAACCACAGGAGGGACGGATGAAAAGTACGATTGTGTGGAAACGGCGGGCGAAGATTGTGACCGTGAACAACAGGGGAGCTCTCTCCGGAAGCTCCATTCTTTATATAACACCGCCACAAATGAGAACGTCCTCCTGCATGAGAAAATCTCCTTGCTTCAGCAGAAGACCGAGATACTGGAGAACCTGTTGGCCCACAACAATGAGAAGATCAAAAGCGGCCACCAGGTTTTAGAGGAGAACTACGGGCTCAAGGtgaagatgctgctgctgatggatcACGTGAAGGAGCTGGAGACGAAGGCCTTGGAAGCGACCGAGCTTCAGATCAGATACGAAGACTGCGTGTGTGAAAACGCCAAACTGAAGGACCAAAACGCGGAGCTTGAGAAGAGGGTTTGGAGCCTGGAAAGTAGGGTGAACGTTTTCCACGACTTCCACGATCAGCAGGTTTCTCTCGTGGATGAGATCAGCAGGATGAGGGAGGAGAACACAAAGCTGTCTGAGCTCTTCATTGAGTTGGAAAATCAGGAAGGGATTCTCTCAGGTTTGCACCCCGATGACAAAGAGCAACCAGAGAGCCctaacgaggaggaggaggatgaggatgaggaggaggagggggaggaggctTTACTGGATCTGTATCTGGAGGAGAACGCTCAGTCGGTGTCCAAGTTCGAGAAGCAGAACACCGAACTTCGGAGAGCCATCGCAGAGCTGCAAGACAAGTCACAGACTTTAAACGAAACGACACAAGCTCATAG gtctgAAGCCAGTCGTCTTGCAGAAGAAAACGTCTTCCTCAGGCAACGAATCGCTGCACTGAAGGAAGAGGACTTGAAAGAGGCCCAGGAAGGGTTAAC AAAAACACTGGAGCAGTTGAAAAAGGAGAAGTTTGCAGCTCAAAAAGCGGCAGAAAATTTTAAGAAACAG ATTTCAGAGCTGCGTTTGCAAAGCCAGCAGCTTGAGGACGAGAACGAGACGCTGTCGGAGAAAAATTCCCAAAACGTTGCCGACATGGagactctgcagcagcagctggaggagctgatcAAGGAGAACGAGGAGAGGGTGGCGTTCCCTGCCCAGGAGAAGCGGAAG gCGGGTAAAGTGGACGCTTTGGAGAGTCGGCTCAACCATCTCGTCGAGGAGAGGAAGGCTGTGGATAAAGAGACTGTCGGTCTGAGGAGCCAGCTAAACAAAGCTGAAGAGAGA GTCAAAACCGTGGATGATTCTCTTCAGGGCGTGAGCCGTCAAAATGCTCGTCTGAAGTCAGACCTCCGTGTCGTGCAGCAGGAGAGGGATTCCCTCAAACATGAAGTTACAGTGctacacaaacagctgcagaatGCCAATGATAAA AACCATGTCCTGGAGATGTCCATGCGCTCCGGCAGTCTGCAGAACCACAGCAAGAAGCTGCACAGAGAGGAGACGTCTCGTCTGGAGACCTGCAAGGACCTGCAGCTGCTGAGGCAAGTCAACGAGAGCCTCCAGGCAGAAGTTCACAGCATCAAAGAAGACCTGGTCCAGTCCAGAGAGAAG gcccGTCAGCTGGACGCGACCGTCTCGTCTCTGAAGcagaacaaacaacacagtCAGTCGTCGCTGGTTAAAGCCCTGGAGCAGGAGAACGCCGCTCTGAGGCAGGAGCTTGAAGCACAAAGGGAGCTGAATAAG GGCTGCGAAGCTGCACAGAGACACTCGGAGCTGGAGAGTCTTCAGCAGGAAAACGAGGCGCTCAAAGCCCAAATGGCTCGACTGTCCACACAGCTCTTAGAG tCCTTTCAGGCTCAGTTAGTCGGacttcttcctccatctcctcacaGGATGCCCAGAGGACAACATCGCGGTGAAGATCCAGACAACGTGCAG CAGGATGAAAGGGAGcggaagatgaggaagatggaggagcgCATGAGGGAAATCGAACTGTCGCTGCACAACGTCAAGCTGCTGCTCAAAGAGAAGGTCGCTCAGCTGAAAGACCAG CTGAACAAGAACGGCAAAGCCGACGTGCTGATCAAAGACCTGTACACGGAAAACTCCCAGCTGATCAAGGCCCTGGAGATCACGGAGCAGCGGCAGATAATcgcagagaagaagaacaatctgctggaggagaagatcTCCAGCCTCAACAAGATTGTGCGCGAGCTGAGTCCGTCGCCCGTCCCGTCGCTGATGTATCTCAAGTGA